The following coding sequences lie in one Treponema sp. OMZ 790 genomic window:
- a CDS encoding ABC transporter ATP-binding protein, with product MLKKYFALSDKGARDLNKAVVIATLGNLFLIVPMGLSFYALQELLKPLEGGSLAPLNPWVITGLCVLIVFVLFLIEKLKYRKTFNTCYEESANVRISLAESIRKLPLSYFGKKDLSDLTATLLNDVTTIEHALGHTGAELFGAIASIIISAAMLAFFDWRMTLALFTCAAFGFLFVYLSRKQARRYAVRMNGILFGIYNSIQQMLDNVKVLKSSDKKESYVQKVKDDIAYSTKEAVKAELFVGSVMIGSIIVIRFGFPLVIAAGAVLYAQKTLPLFTYLVFLLIAGRIFEPLTAVFMLLGEFFHARTAVERQLEIVNYPKQTGSETFNPNGYDIQYDNVSFSYNDDAERDTVSNIGFTAKQGEITALVGHSGCGKSTIARLAARFWDTSSGTVRIGGVDVSTVEPETLLTAFSIVFQDVVLFNDTVYNNILIGNKDATEEQVLAAAKAARCHDFIEKLPEGYDTVIGENGYTLSGGERQRLSIARALLKDAPVILLDEATAALDPENETLIQEALTKLVKNKTVIVIAHRLRTVEHADKIVVLKEGKIEEIGTHEQLMKGNSSYPVMYRLQKESESWSA from the coding sequence ATGTTAAAAAAATATTTTGCTTTGTCGGACAAGGGGGCTCGGGACTTAAATAAGGCGGTCGTGATTGCAACCTTGGGGAATTTGTTTTTGATTGTGCCTATGGGACTTTCATTTTATGCCTTGCAGGAGCTTTTAAAGCCGCTTGAAGGGGGCTCTCTTGCGCCGCTCAATCCGTGGGTGATTACCGGCTTGTGTGTCCTAATCGTTTTTGTTCTTTTTTTGATTGAAAAACTGAAATACCGCAAAACGTTCAATACCTGCTACGAAGAGTCGGCGAACGTGCGCATTTCCCTTGCCGAAAGTATCCGCAAGCTCCCCCTTTCGTATTTCGGAAAAAAAGATTTATCCGATTTGACGGCGACGCTTTTAAACGATGTTACGACAATAGAACACGCACTTGGACACACGGGGGCAGAATTATTCGGGGCTATAGCTTCAATCATTATATCGGCGGCAATGCTCGCCTTTTTCGATTGGCGTATGACCCTTGCCCTTTTTACCTGTGCAGCCTTCGGTTTTTTATTCGTGTACTTGTCGCGTAAACAGGCACGCCGCTATGCAGTCCGTATGAACGGAATTCTTTTTGGTATTTATAATTCAATTCAGCAAATGCTCGACAATGTCAAGGTGCTTAAATCCTCCGACAAAAAAGAAAGCTATGTTCAAAAAGTAAAAGACGATATTGCATACAGTACAAAGGAAGCGGTAAAGGCTGAATTATTTGTCGGCTCCGTTATGATAGGTTCCATCATTGTTATCCGTTTCGGTTTTCCGCTGGTTATTGCCGCCGGTGCGGTTTTGTATGCACAAAAGACATTGCCGCTTTTTACCTATCTTGTTTTTTTGCTGATTGCCGGAAGAATTTTTGAGCCCCTTACCGCCGTGTTTATGCTGCTCGGCGAATTTTTTCATGCACGTACGGCGGTAGAACGCCAGCTGGAAATCGTCAATTATCCCAAGCAGACAGGAAGCGAAACGTTTAATCCCAACGGCTACGACATTCAATACGACAATGTTTCCTTTTCATACAATGATGATGCGGAGCGCGATACGGTAAGCAATATCGGCTTTACCGCAAAGCAGGGAGAAATCACCGCCCTTGTCGGACATTCAGGCTGCGGAAAATCCACGATTGCCCGCCTTGCCGCGCGCTTTTGGGATACCTCTTCCGGTACGGTGCGTATCGGCGGGGTTGACGTTTCGACTGTAGAGCCTGAAACGCTTTTAACGGCTTTTTCAATTGTGTTTCAAGATGTCGTGCTTTTTAACGACACGGTGTACAACAATATCCTTATCGGCAATAAGGACGCAACCGAGGAACAGGTGCTTGCCGCCGCAAAAGCTGCACGCTGCCATGATTTTATCGAAAAACTGCCTGAAGGCTACGACACGGTTATCGGCGAAAACGGCTACACCCTTTCAGGCGGTGAGCGGCAGCGGCTTTCCATTGCCCGCGCTCTTTTAAAAGACGCACCCGTCATTCTCCTCGATGAGGCAACGGCAGCCCTCGACCCCGAAAACGAAACGCTCATTCAAGAAGCCTTGACGAAACTCGTCAAAAATAAAACCGTCATCGTCATTGCCCACCGTTTGCGCACCGTAGAACACGCCGATAAAATCGTTGTCCTCAAAGAAGGCAAAATAGAAGAAATCGGCACGCACGAACAATTGATGAAAGGAAACTCCTCGTATCCTGTGATGTATAGGCTGCAAAAGGAGAGTGAAAGCTGGTCGGCATAG
- a CDS encoding MptD family putative ECF transporter S component yields MNNRLVLKDLINIGIFAVIYFSGLFIIGTPLVFLVITYLAYPFLVSLFLGIAVMFLLAKVQKPFGVFIFAVIPGCLMTLMGHASIVAIHNLIIAASAEIVRKVFGYNTVKGSIASYSVMSLWLCGGFWQIFLFKEQYFTVTEKMLGADYVREITSLPIWIMPILYATAFLGGLLGGLLGKKILKKHFERTGLL; encoded by the coding sequence ATGAACAACAGATTGGTTTTAAAAGATTTGATAAATATCGGTATTTTTGCCGTTATTTATTTTTCAGGGCTTTTTATAATAGGAACGCCTCTGGTTTTTTTAGTCATTACCTATTTGGCATATCCCTTTTTGGTCAGCCTGTTTTTAGGAATTGCGGTGATGTTTTTACTCGCAAAGGTGCAAAAACCGTTCGGAGTTTTTATCTTTGCAGTAATTCCCGGTTGCCTTATGACTCTTATGGGACATGCATCCATAGTTGCAATCCATAACCTTATCATTGCAGCGTCTGCGGAAATTGTGCGCAAAGTATTCGGCTATAACACGGTAAAGGGGAGCATTGCAAGCTATTCGGTTATGTCGCTGTGGCTCTGTGGCGGATTTTGGCAAATCTTCCTTTTTAAAGAGCAATATTTTACGGTTACCGAAAAAATGCTGGGTGCCGATTATGTAAGAGAAATTACAAGCCTTCCGATATGGATTATGCCCATACTGTATGCTACCGCATTTTTAGGCGGATTACTCGGCGGACTTTTAGGCAAAAAAATATTAAAAAAACATTTTGAAAGAACGGGATTGTTGTAA
- a CDS encoding leucine-rich repeat domain-containing protein — protein MKKLFTVLLTAGLLVGTVNAAETDKTGSAILGISYDYDTNEIAVKAVTADGSAIQVEGCTVTELPSGEKTTLTPTETRVVLKGAITELYCSENQLTSLDVRNLPDLNRLECAANQLTSLDVRGLTALKKLDCSDNGLTSLDIQGLTALEKLECSENRLTSLDVRNLTMLWALFCDRNRLTSLNVQGLTALQKLDCSQNRLTSLNVQSLSALDELDCHDNQLTSLDMHGLTALQYLSCPFNQLTSLNVHGLTALERLDCSENQLTSLNVQGLTALQYLSCDYNQLKTLNLKGLTALRELWCSGNQLAALDMSGISTLQALDCSGNRLTSLDVHSFTALLFLNCAENQLSEKAFIRILNALPDRKQKEAGKARIYRERNDVPEKNVTDFTSSAELKTAFEAAKAKNWEFYKRDTNGNDEKI, from the coding sequence ATGAAAAAACTTTTTACGGTACTGCTTACCGCAGGATTGCTGGTAGGCACGGTGAATGCGGCGGAGACTGACAAGACAGGCTCGGCAATACTCGGTATAAGCTACGATTACGATACAAACGAGATAGCCGTGAAAGCGGTAACGGCCGACGGTTCCGCAATACAGGTTGAAGGCTGCACGGTTACGGAATTACCGAGCGGTGAAAAGACAACACTCACGCCAACGGAAACAAGAGTTGTCTTAAAAGGAGCAATTACCGAACTGTATTGTTCCGAAAATCAGCTTACCTCGCTTGATGTACGGAACTTGCCTGACTTAAACCGGCTGGAGTGTGCCGCCAATCAACTTACCTCACTGGATGTGCGGGGGTTAACCGCTTTAAAGAAACTTGACTGTTCCGATAATGGGCTTACCTCACTTGATATACAGGGTTTGACCGCTTTGGAAAAACTTGAGTGTTCCGAAAATCGGCTGACTTCACTCGATGTGCGGAATTTAACCATGTTGTGGGCACTTTTTTGCGATAGGAATCGGCTTACCTCACTCAATGTGCAAGGTTTGACCGCTTTACAGAAGCTGGATTGTTCCCAAAATCGGCTTACTTCGCTTAACGTGCAGAGTTTGAGTGCTTTAGATGAATTGGACTGTCATGACAATCAGCTTACTTCGCTTGACATGCACGGTTTGACTGCTTTGCAGTATTTGTCCTGCCCTTTCAATCAGCTGACCTCTCTTAATGTACATGGCTTAACGGCTTTGGAGAGGCTGGATTGTTCCGAAAATCAGCTTACCTCACTCAATGTGCAAGGTTTGACCGCTTTGCAGTATTTGTCTTGCGATTATAATCAACTTAAAACACTTAACCTAAAAGGCTTGACCGCTTTACGCGAACTATGGTGTTCCGGCAATCAACTTGCCGCCCTCGATATGAGCGGCATAAGCACTTTACAAGCGCTGGACTGTTCCGGCAATCGGCTTACTTCGCTTGATGTCCATAGCTTTACCGCTTTACTGTTTTTGAATTGTGCCGAAAATCAACTAAGCGAAAAAGCCTTTATACGGATATTGAACGCCTTACCCGACAGAAAACAAAAAGAAGCGGGCAAAGCCCGTATATATCGTGAAAGAAACGATGTTCCGGAAAAAAATGTAACGGACTTTACTTCTTCCGCCGAATTGAAAACCGCTTTTGAAGCCGCAAAGGCAAAAAATTGGGAATTTTATAAGCGGGATACAAACGGAAATGATGAAAAGATTTAG
- a CDS encoding ABC transporter ATP-binding protein: MRKKKPQIRRRTQREAAERRNRSGQTVNRKSLHLIQKAIDGISLNLPEHTLTALVGPSGGGKTTLVNLLGRFWELDSGEITIGGVSIKNIKTDDLMHLISFVFQENKLFNESIFENIRYGKKDATREEVLAVLEKAECMDIIEKLPDGIDTVYGTKGTYVSGGEAQRLAVARALLQDAPIVVLDEATSFADAENEHKIKKTFSQLLKNKTVIMIAHRLSSIVNADKICVINNGKIEESGTHAELSAKGGTYTKMWNNFQSGISWKLNAG, encoded by the coding sequence ATACGGAAGAAAAAACCGCAAATACGGCGGCGGACTCAAAGGGAAGCGGCGGAAAGGCGGAACAGGAGCGGGCAGACGGTCAATCGGAAAAGCCTGCATCTCATTCAAAAAGCGATTGACGGTATATCGCTTAACCTTCCCGAACATACGCTTACCGCCCTTGTAGGGCCTTCGGGCGGAGGAAAGACAACGTTAGTCAATTTGCTCGGACGCTTTTGGGAGCTCGATTCGGGGGAAATTACCATCGGCGGCGTGAGCATTAAGAATATCAAAACTGATGACCTTATGCACCTTATCAGCTTTGTGTTTCAGGAAAACAAGCTTTTTAACGAAAGCATTTTTGAAAATATCCGCTACGGCAAAAAAGACGCAACACGCGAAGAAGTGCTTGCCGTGCTTGAAAAAGCCGAGTGTATGGACATTATCGAAAAACTTCCGGACGGCATAGACACTGTATACGGCACCAAGGGGACGTATGTTTCAGGCGGAGAAGCCCAGCGGCTTGCCGTTGCCCGCGCCCTTTTACAGGACGCTCCCATTGTCGTGCTGGACGAAGCTACCAGTTTTGCCGACGCGGAAAACGAGCATAAAATCAAAAAGACGTTCAGTCAGCTGCTTAAAAACAAAACCGTCATTATGATTGCTCACCGCCTTTCTTCTATTGTGAATGCGGATAAAATCTGCGTTATCAATAACGGTAAAATCGAAGAAAGCGGAACCCACGCGGAGCTTTCGGCAAAGGGCGGCACATACACCAAGATGTGGAATAACTTCCAATCGGGTATCAGCTGGAAACTGAATGCCGGTTAG
- a CDS encoding leucine-rich repeat domain-containing protein → MKKFFTVLLTAGLLIGTVNAAETDKTGRAILGISPDTKEIAVKAVTADGSEIQIEGCTVEELPSGESVRLTATGNRIVLKGAITELYCSGNRLISLDLKGLTVLQELYCSGNRLISLDLKGLTVLQELYCSGNRLTSLDVRGLQDLTVLACAGNALTSLDVQGLTALAVLDCSENQLASLNVQGLTALQKLNCSKNLLTSLNTQDFNALKGFDCSDNLLTSLNVQDLTALEELNCSGNKLNSLNMQGLTALKVLYCSDNGLTSLNVQGLSALKKLACSDNLLTSLNVQDLTALEELNCSGNKLNSLNVQGLTALKVLYCSDNGLTALNVQGLPALEKLACSGNKLTSLNVQGLTALRYLSCRHNQLKALNLKGLTALRELWCSDNQLAALDMRGISTLQILGCSNNKLTAIELPAVNVLQELYCYNNSLKEEAFIGIFNNLPERDGNEAGRAFIYREKNNPQEKNITDFTSSAELKTAFEAAQAKNWIFYKRDTNGNDKKI, encoded by the coding sequence ATGAAAAAATTTTTTACGGTGCTGCTTACCGCAGGATTGCTGATAGGCACGGTGAATGCGGCGGAGACTGACAAGACAGGCCGGGCAATACTCGGTATAAGCCCCGATACAAAAGAGATAGCCGTGAAAGCGGTAACGGCCGACGGTTCCGAGATACAGATTGAAGGCTGCACAGTTGAGGAATTACCGAGCGGTGAATCGGTTCGGCTTACGGCAACGGGAAATAGGATTGTCTTAAAAGGGGCAATTACCGAACTGTATTGTTCCGGCAATCGGCTTATCTCACTCGATCTGAAAGGCTTAACTGTTTTACAAGAACTTTATTGTTCCGGCAATCGGCTTATCTCACTCGATCTGAAAGGCTTAACTGTTTTACAAGAACTTTATTGTTCCGGCAATCGGCTTACCTCACTTGATGTGCGGGGATTGCAGGATTTGACGGTGCTGGCGTGTGCCGGCAATGCTCTTACCTCACTGGATGTACAAGGCTTAACGGCTTTGGCTGTGCTTGACTGTTCCGAAAATCAGCTTGCCTCACTCAATGTGCAAGGTTTGACCGCTTTACAGAAGCTGAACTGTTCTAAAAATCTGCTAACTTCGCTTAATACACAAGATTTTAACGCTTTGAAGGGCTTTGACTGTTCCGATAATCTGCTGACCTCTCTTAATGTACAAGACTTGACGGCTTTAGAGGAATTAAACTGTTCCGGTAATAAGTTGAACTCACTCAATATGCAAGGCTTGACCGCTTTGAAGGTGCTGTATTGTTCCGATAACGGGCTTACCTCGCTTAATGTGCAAGGCTTGTCGGCTTTGAAAAAACTGGCTTGTTCCGATAATCTGCTGACCTCTCTTAATGTACAAGACTTGACGGCTTTAGAGGAATTAAACTGTTCCGGTAATAAGTTGAACTCACTCAATGTGCAAGGCTTGACCGCTTTGAAGGTGCTGTATTGTTCCGATAACGGGCTTACCGCGCTTAATGTACAAGGCTTGCCGGCTTTGGAAAAACTGGCTTGTTCCGGTAATAAGCTGACTTCATTAAATGTACAGGGGTTGACCGCTTTGCGGTATTTGTCTTGCCGTCATAATCAACTTAAAGCACTTAACCTAAAAGGCTTGACCGCTTTACGCGAACTATGGTGTTCCGACAATCAACTTGCCGCCCTCGATATGCGCGGCATAAGCACTTTACAAATACTGGGCTGCTCAAACAATAAACTTACAGCCATCGAATTACCGGCAGTAAACGTTTTACAGGAGCTGTACTGTTATAACAACAGTTTAAAAGAAGAAGCTTTTATCGGGATATTCAACAATCTACCCGAGCGCGACGGCAATGAAGCGGGCAGAGCTTTTATATATCGTGAAAAGAATAATCCGCAGGAAAAAAACATCACGGACTTTACTTCTTCCGCCGAATTGAAAACCGCTTTTGAAGCCGCACAAGCAAAAAATTGGATATTTTATAAGCGGGATACAAACGGAAATGATAAAAAGATTTAA
- a CDS encoding Rpn family recombination-promoting nuclease/putative transposase gives MSKHKRSYKDSVFVDLFAEDEKAKENFLSLYNALHGTSLTDTEELKNIRLDQVLYMTFYNDVSYLVDNKIIVLAEHQSTINPNMPLRCLEYVSRLYEAIFESKEKYSRKLLKIPTPEFYVFYNGEERYPSDKTLKLSDAFIEKISKPNLELTVTVININKQNRHPVLENCKTMYEYTLFVETVRRWKKQDSQNGFQKAVEECIANNILKDYLKRKTKEVINMLLAEYDYETDIAVQRAEEREIAFADGSYQTKIETAKLMRYENLGIELISKVTGLPKEEIEAL, from the coding sequence ATGAGTAAACACAAACGCAGCTACAAAGACTCTGTTTTTGTTGATTTGTTCGCAGAAGATGAAAAAGCAAAAGAAAACTTTTTATCGCTTTATAACGCCTTGCACGGAACTTCACTTACGGATACGGAAGAGCTGAAAAATATCCGTTTGGATCAAGTTCTCTATATGACATTCTATAATGATGTGTCGTATCTCGTAGACAATAAAATTATAGTACTTGCCGAACATCAATCAACAATAAACCCCAATATGCCTTTGCGCTGCCTTGAATATGTAAGCCGCCTGTACGAAGCTATCTTTGAATCAAAAGAAAAATACAGCCGTAAACTCCTAAAAATTCCGACACCGGAGTTTTATGTCTTTTATAATGGAGAGGAACGCTATCCTTCCGATAAAACTCTAAAACTCTCTGATGCCTTTATAGAAAAAATATCAAAACCCAATCTTGAATTGACCGTTACAGTAATAAACATAAATAAACAAAACCGCCATCCGGTACTGGAAAACTGCAAAACGATGTATGAGTACACGTTATTCGTAGAAACGGTACGAAGATGGAAAAAACAGGATTCTCAAAACGGCTTTCAAAAAGCCGTTGAAGAATGTATAGCAAATAATATTTTGAAAGATTATCTAAAACGCAAAACTAAGGAGGTAATCAATATGTTACTGGCCGAATATGATTATGAAACCGACATAGCGGTACAGCGTGCTGAAGAACGTGAAATAGCCTTTGCGGACGGCTCTTACCAAACCAAAATTGAAACGGCAAAGCTGATGAGGTATGAAAATCTCGGCATTGAACTAATTTCAAAGGTTACGGGACTTCCTAAAGAAGAAATCGAGGCTTTATAA
- a CDS encoding ABC transporter transmembrane domain-containing protein: protein MSKNEKSSPKKVKQAGVVSRILAYAGKHKPFIYLSLFLSALSTLALLIPYAVVFYVLRGIISAYTAGTEVDAEQMVIYGLIALGAAAAGFLLYFGALMCSHITAFNLMGNLNMRLTDTFARLPVGWHTTHASGSVRKVFEKNVHSLEGLIAHMLPDVVQNAVTPIAVLFLMFFFDWRFGLISFLPLVIAFILQGAMMAKGRKMGFMENYENALEKMNSAGTEYIRGISVVKTFNQSVHRFKDFYTSIVNYRDYVLKYSMSWENGYSIFLALLKAGFVFWYRLPLFCRNGNPR, encoded by the coding sequence ATGAGCAAAAATGAAAAAAGTTCGCCTAAGAAGGTGAAGCAGGCTGGGGTTGTAAGCCGCATTTTAGCCTATGCGGGAAAGCACAAGCCCTTTATTTATTTGTCGCTTTTTTTGTCGGCTTTAAGCACTCTTGCACTGCTTATTCCGTATGCGGTGGTGTTTTACGTACTGCGCGGCATTATTTCGGCATATACGGCGGGGACTGAGGTTGATGCGGAGCAAATGGTTATCTACGGGCTTATCGCTCTTGGTGCGGCTGCGGCGGGCTTTCTTTTGTATTTCGGCGCACTGATGTGTTCGCATATTACCGCCTTCAATCTGATGGGGAATTTAAATATGCGCTTGACGGATACCTTTGCGCGCCTTCCGGTCGGCTGGCACACAACACATGCAAGCGGTTCGGTACGCAAGGTCTTTGAAAAAAACGTCCATTCGCTTGAAGGGCTTATCGCGCACATGCTTCCCGATGTCGTACAAAATGCGGTAACGCCCATTGCCGTTTTATTTTTGATGTTCTTTTTTGATTGGCGCTTCGGGCTCATTTCGTTTTTGCCGCTCGTTATTGCCTTCATATTGCAAGGGGCAATGATGGCAAAGGGACGAAAAATGGGCTTTATGGAAAACTACGAAAATGCCCTCGAAAAAATGAACAGTGCGGGAACCGAGTATATCCGCGGCATTTCGGTGGTAAAAACCTTTAATCAATCGGTACACCGTTTTAAGGACTTTTATACTTCAATTGTGAATTACCGCGATTATGTTTTAAAATATTCGATGAGCTGGGAAAACGGCTATTCGATTTTTCTTGCACTCTTAAAAGCGGGCTTTGTCTTTTGGTACCGGCTGCCGTTATTTTGCAGGAACGGCAATCCAAGGTGA
- a CDS encoding leucine-rich repeat domain-containing protein: MKKLLMTVLLTAGLLIGTVNAEEAYKTGAAILGISPDTNEIVVKALTADGSEIQVEGCTVEELPSGESVRLTATGNWIVLKGAITELYCSGNRLTSLDVRGLQDLTVLECAGNDLTSLDVRGLTALAVLDCSENQLASLNVQGLTVLRKLNCSRTLLTALNLRGLTALRKLDCFNTLLTSLNVQDLTALEELNCSGNKLNSLNMQGLTALKVLYCSDNGLTALNVQGLTALEKLYCTENQLTSLNVQGLSDLVFLNCAENQLNEEAFIRIFNNLPDRGGNEAGRAFIYREKNNPQEKNITDLTSSAKLITAFEAAKAKNWIFYKRDTNGNDKKI, encoded by the coding sequence ATGAAAAAATTATTGATGACGGTGCTGCTTACCGCAGGATTGCTGATAGGCACGGTGAATGCGGAGGAGGCTTACAAGACAGGCGCGGCAATACTCGGTATAAGCCCCGATACAAACGAGATAGTCGTGAAGGCGCTAACTGCCGACGGTTCCGAGATACAGGTTGAAGGCTGCACGGTTGAGGAATTACCGAGCGGTGAATCGGTACGGCTTACGGCAACGGGAAATTGGATTGTCTTAAAAGGGGCAATTACCGAGCTTTATTGCTCCGGCAATCGGCTTACCTCACTTGATGTGCGGGGATTGCAGGATTTGACGGTGCTGGAGTGTGCCGGCAATGATCTTACCTCACTCGATGTACGGGGCTTAACGGCTTTGGCTGTGCTTGACTGTTCCGAAAATCAGCTTGCCTCACTCAATGTGCAAGGTTTGACCGTTTTACGGAAGCTGAACTGTTCCAGAACTTTGCTTACCGCTCTCAATCTACGAGGCTTGACGGCTTTACGGAAGCTGGACTGTTTCAATACTCTGCTGACCTCTCTTAATGTACAAGACTTGACGGCTTTAGAGGAATTAAACTGTTCCGGTAATAAGTTGAACTCACTCAATATGCAAGGCTTGACCGCTTTGAAGGTGCTGTATTGTTCCGATAACGGGCTTACCGCGCTTAATGTACAAGGCTTGACGGCTTTAGAGAAACTGTACTGTACCGAAAATCAACTGACCTCACTCAATGTACAGGGTTTGAGCGATTTAGTGTTTTTGAATTGTGCCGAAAATCAACTAAACGAAGAAGCTTTTATCAGGATATTCAACAATCTACCCGATCGCGGCGGCAATGAAGCGGGCAGAGCTTTTATATATCGTGAAAAGAATAATCCGCAGGAAAAAAACATCACGGACCTTACTTCTTCCGCAAAACTGATAACCGCCTTTGAAGCCGCAAAAGCAAAAAACTGGATATTTTATAAGCGGGATACAAACGGAAACGATAAAAAGATTTAA
- a CDS encoding methyltransferase produces the protein MKTENDFLKEVLEMPYYSPVPKIIMNALRLGIFDELKTPQDSGRLAEKKGWSRENTEVFLQTLFSLGYLTKDGNRYRNFEYTDKYLVKESGDYAGAVLEYFGTDMGGSFPEDITPLLQKGPQAQDEAGAQDSGFDFAAMGNLMRAVQSGYSAKYVKAVLGEIEDVRNAKKVLDLGCGAGLYMLNLAKENPDMNLVLYDMPDMRPIIEKSIELTGMQKQSSIMCGDFIKEEIGTGYDVIFSSNSIYAAKACIDEFMKKIYAALNPGGIFICISDGIEKDYSAPWTMVLSWMPQRMKGIDMEMIKDAVREAGIKAGFTAVCKKPLITSGGHLDLDMDVLRKEKG, from the coding sequence ATGAAAACCGAAAATGATTTTTTAAAAGAAGTACTGGAAATGCCGTATTATTCGCCGGTGCCTAAGATTATTATGAATGCGCTGCGGCTCGGCATTTTTGATGAGTTGAAAACGCCGCAGGATAGCGGGCGGCTGGCGGAGAAAAAAGGCTGGAGCCGGGAAAATACCGAAGTTTTTTTACAGACGCTCTTTTCTTTGGGGTACCTGACAAAAGACGGGAACCGGTACCGCAATTTTGAATATACGGATAAGTATCTTGTAAAAGAAAGCGGTGATTATGCGGGAGCCGTACTTGAGTATTTCGGTACGGATATGGGCGGCTCCTTTCCGGAAGATATAACACCGCTTTTGCAAAAGGGGCCGCAGGCACAAGATGAAGCAGGTGCGCAGGACAGCGGATTCGATTTTGCCGCAATGGGAAACCTTATGCGCGCCGTTCAGTCCGGCTATAGTGCAAAATATGTAAAAGCTGTCTTAGGCGAAATTGAAGATGTGCGGAACGCAAAAAAAGTGCTTGATTTAGGCTGCGGTGCGGGGCTCTATATGCTGAATCTTGCAAAGGAAAATCCCGATATGAACCTTGTGCTTTACGATATGCCTGATATGCGTCCGATTATAGAAAAGTCAATAGAGCTTACCGGTATGCAAAAGCAATCTTCGATTATGTGCGGGGATTTTATAAAAGAAGAAATCGGGACGGGTTACGATGTCATTTTCTCGTCAAACTCCATATATGCGGCTAAGGCGTGTATCGATGAGTTTATGAAAAAAATATACGCGGCATTAAATCCCGGAGGAATTTTTATTTGCATATCGGACGGTATCGAAAAAGACTACAGCGCACCGTGGACTATGGTACTTTCGTGGATGCCGCAGCGCATGAAGGGTATTGATATGGAGATGATAAAAGACGCAGTACGCGAAGCGGGTATCAAAGCGGGCTTTACCGCCGTTTGTAAAAAACCGCTTATAACCTCGGGCGGACACCTTGATCTTGATATGGACGTATTGAGAAAAGAAAAGGGGTAA